From the genome of Bradyrhizobium elkanii USDA 76, one region includes:
- the ribD gene encoding bifunctional diaminohydroxyphosphoribosylaminopyrimidine deaminase/5-amino-6-(5-phosphoribosylamino)uracil reductase RibD produces MIFRILEDQFAQKAKEAKEAAKAADLRFMQLALALGRRGLGRTWPNPAVGAVIVKDGVIVGRGWTQAGGRPHAEVEALRRAGDAARGATLYVTLEPCSHFGRSPPCADAVVAAGLARVVSAIEDPNPEVAGQGHAKLRAAGIAVDVGLCAAEAARDHAGHFRRIRDKRPHVILKLAVSADDKIAASGHKPVAISGEAARTRVHLLRAQSDAILVGIGTVKADDPLLTCRLPGMAARSPVRLVLDRALRISGDSRLVHSARETPLWVLTSDMAEAPAAVKLGAAGAQVIRVTASAPQGLDLPSVLHALAEKGISRLLVEGGSRVANSFVAGGLVDEIWLLRGPDAIGAGGVPALDAMPLDAITQSPAFRLRASETLGEDVLTIYDRS; encoded by the coding sequence ATGATCTTCCGCATTCTGGAAGACCAGTTCGCGCAGAAGGCCAAAGAGGCCAAGGAAGCGGCAAAGGCAGCCGATCTGCGCTTCATGCAGCTGGCGCTGGCGCTTGGCCGGCGCGGGCTCGGGCGTACCTGGCCCAATCCGGCGGTCGGCGCCGTGATCGTCAAGGACGGCGTCATCGTTGGCCGCGGCTGGACGCAAGCAGGCGGCCGCCCGCATGCCGAGGTCGAGGCACTCAGGCGCGCAGGCGATGCCGCGCGCGGCGCCACGCTCTATGTGACGCTCGAACCCTGCTCGCATTTCGGCCGCTCGCCGCCCTGTGCGGACGCCGTGGTTGCGGCCGGGCTCGCCCGCGTCGTCTCGGCGATCGAGGATCCCAATCCGGAAGTCGCGGGGCAGGGGCATGCCAAGCTGCGCGCCGCCGGCATCGCGGTCGACGTCGGGCTGTGCGCGGCGGAGGCCGCGCGCGACCATGCCGGACACTTCCGCCGCATCCGCGACAAGCGCCCGCATGTGATCCTCAAGCTCGCGGTGTCCGCCGACGACAAGATCGCAGCCAGCGGCCACAAGCCGGTCGCGATATCAGGCGAGGCCGCGCGGACCCGGGTGCATTTGCTACGCGCGCAGAGCGACGCGATCCTGGTCGGCATCGGCACGGTCAAGGCCGACGATCCGCTTTTGACCTGCCGGTTGCCGGGGATGGCGGCGCGCTCGCCGGTGCGCCTGGTGCTGGATCGCGCGCTGCGGATTTCGGGCGACAGCCGCCTGGTGCATTCGGCGCGCGAGACGCCGCTCTGGGTGCTGACATCTGACATGGCGGAGGCGCCTGCCGCGGTGAAGTTAGGTGCCGCCGGCGCGCAGGTGATCCGCGTCACCGCCAGCGCGCCCCAAGGGCTCGATCTGCCCTCCGTTCTGCATGCGCTGGCGGAGAAGGGGATCTCGCGGCTGCTGGTCGAGGGCGGATCGCGCGTGGCAAATTCTTTCGTGGCAGGCGGCTTGGTCGATGAGATCTGGCTGTTGCGCGGACCTGATGCGATCGGTGCCGGCGGCGTTCCCGCGCTGGACGCAATGCCGCTCGACGCAATCACGCAGTCGCCGGCCTTTCGGCTTCGTGCTAGCGAAACCCTCGGTGAAGATGTTTTAACGATCTATGATCGTTCGTAG
- a CDS encoding riboflavin synthase: MFTGIVTDIGEITSLKQVAQGQLHRMRIACDYDQITIADGASIACNGVCLTVVASGTADGKTWFDVDAAAETLGMTTAKHWRQGGRLNLERALKIGDELGGHVVAGHADGIATIVKREDLPDMARFELRTSRELARFIAAKGSVTLDGVSLTVNTVDDVGFSVLIIPHTLAVTTLSGWKAGSEVNIEVDLMARYAARLSEMK, from the coding sequence GTGTTTACCGGAATTGTCACCGATATCGGTGAGATCACCAGCCTGAAGCAGGTCGCGCAGGGGCAACTGCATCGCATGCGAATTGCCTGCGACTACGACCAGATCACGATCGCCGACGGCGCCTCGATCGCCTGCAACGGCGTCTGCCTCACCGTCGTCGCCTCCGGCACCGCCGATGGCAAGACCTGGTTCGATGTCGATGCCGCGGCCGAGACGCTCGGCATGACCACCGCCAAGCATTGGCGGCAGGGCGGCCGGCTCAATCTCGAGCGCGCGCTCAAGATCGGCGACGAACTCGGCGGTCACGTCGTGGCCGGGCATGCCGACGGCATCGCCACCATCGTCAAGCGCGAGGACCTGCCCGACATGGCGCGCTTCGAGCTGCGAACCAGCCGCGAACTGGCGCGTTTCATCGCGGCGAAGGGGTCGGTCACGCTGGACGGCGTGTCGCTGACCGTGAACACGGTCGACGATGTCGGCTTTTCGGTGCTGATCATCCCGCACACGCTTGCTGTCACGACCCTGAGCGGCTGGAAGGCCGGCAGCGAGGTCAATATCGAGGTCGATCTGATGGCCCGCTACGCGGCGCGGCTGTCGGAGATGAAATAG
- the ribH gene encoding 6,7-dimethyl-8-ribityllumazine synthase has product MADARRAPLKDQTDITGARVLIVEARFYDDIQDALLEGALAEIKAAGASHDVITVPGALEIPAAIAIAIDAAETNGKPYDAAIALGCVVRGDTIHFEIVSQESSRGLMDLAVSRKFPLGNGILTVNTEAQAWARARASELNKGGDAARAALAMLRIKRRLAKA; this is encoded by the coding sequence ATGGCTGACGCGCGGCGCGCACCCCTGAAGGACCAGACCGACATTACCGGCGCACGCGTGCTGATCGTCGAAGCGCGGTTCTATGACGACATCCAGGATGCGCTGCTGGAAGGCGCGCTTGCCGAGATCAAGGCCGCAGGCGCCAGCCATGACGTGATCACGGTGCCGGGCGCGCTGGAGATTCCGGCGGCGATCGCGATCGCGATCGATGCGGCTGAAACGAACGGCAAGCCTTATGACGCGGCGATCGCGCTCGGCTGCGTGGTGCGCGGCGACACCATCCATTTCGAGATCGTCTCGCAGGAGTCCTCGCGCGGATTGATGGATTTGGCCGTCAGCCGGAAATTCCCGCTCGGCAACGGCATCCTCACCGTCAACACCGAGGCGCAGGCCTGGGCGCGGGCGCGCGCCAGTGAACTCAACAAGGGCGGCGACGCGGCGCGTGCGGCGCTGGCGATGCTGCGGATCAAACGCCGCCTGGCAAAGGCTTGA